In the genome of Streptomyces racemochromogenes, one region contains:
- a CDS encoding VWA domain-containing protein: MTEIGTGAAGDERLRRWRLVLGGEDDGTGLALGGRDAAMDGALGALYGGGRAQGQGQGQGQGERSAGLGGSAPRVARWLGDIRTYFPSPVVQVMQRDAIERLGLSTLLLEPEMLEAVEPDVHLVGTLLSLNKAMPDTTRETARAVVRKVVERLEERLAARTRATLTGALDRSARVSRPRHHDIDWGRTIRANLKNYLPEHRTVVPERLVGYGRASRAVRKEVVLCVDQSGSMAASVVYASVFGAVLASMRSIATRLVVFDTAVVDLTDQLDDPVDVLFGTQLGGGTDINRALAYCQSKITRPADTVVVLISDLYEGGIRDEMLGRVAAMKAAGVEFVTLLALSDEGAPAYDREHAAALAALGAPAFACTPGLFPEVMAAALEKRPLPVT, translated from the coding sequence ATGACGGAGATCGGCACCGGAGCCGCCGGAGACGAGCGGCTGCGGCGGTGGCGGCTGGTGCTCGGCGGGGAGGACGACGGGACCGGCCTCGCCCTCGGCGGGCGGGACGCGGCGATGGACGGGGCGCTCGGGGCGCTCTACGGCGGCGGCCGCGCGCAGGGGCAGGGGCAGGGGCAGGGACAGGGGGAGCGGTCCGCCGGGCTCGGGGGCTCCGCCCCGCGCGTCGCGCGCTGGCTCGGGGACATCCGTACGTACTTCCCGAGCCCGGTGGTCCAGGTCATGCAGCGGGACGCCATCGAGCGGCTCGGCCTGTCCACGCTGCTGCTGGAGCCGGAGATGCTGGAGGCCGTCGAGCCGGACGTCCACCTCGTCGGCACCCTGCTGTCGCTGAACAAGGCCATGCCCGACACCACCAGGGAGACGGCGCGGGCCGTGGTCCGCAAGGTGGTCGAGCGGCTGGAGGAGCGGCTCGCGGCGCGCACCCGGGCCACCCTGACGGGCGCGCTGGACCGCTCCGCGCGGGTCAGCCGTCCCCGCCACCACGACATCGACTGGGGCCGGACCATCCGGGCGAACCTGAAGAACTACCTGCCGGAGCACCGGACCGTCGTCCCCGAGCGGCTCGTCGGCTACGGCCGGGCCTCGCGGGCGGTCAGGAAGGAGGTGGTCCTCTGCGTCGACCAGTCGGGCTCGATGGCGGCCTCGGTCGTCTACGCCTCCGTCTTCGGGGCCGTCCTCGCCTCCATGCGGTCCATCGCCACCCGCCTGGTCGTCTTCGACACGGCCGTGGTCGACCTGACGGACCAGCTCGACGATCCGGTGGACGTCCTGTTCGGCACCCAGCTGGGCGGCGGCACCGACATCAACCGCGCCCTCGCCTACTGCCAGTCCAAGATCACCCGACCGGCCGACACGGTCGTCGTCCTGATCAGCGATCTCTACGAGGGCGGGATCCGCGACGAGATGCTGGGGCGGGTGGCCGCGATGAAGGCGGCCGGGGTGGAGTTCGTGACCCTGCTGGCCCTGTCCGACGAGGGGGCTCCCGCCTACGACCGCGAGCACGCCGCGGCCCTGGCGGCACTGGGCGCGCCCGCCTTCGC